In the genome of Polyangiaceae bacterium, the window ACCGGTCGTTCGAGTCGATCGCGAGTTCGACGATCCGCTCCCCAAGGAGGCGAAGAACCTGGATGCCGTCTTCCTGGTGCTCTTCTATCACGATACGTACTGGATGGAGATCGACCGCGCGAAGATGAACGCTGCGATCTTCAAGGCGTTGAAGCCGGGAGGTGTCTTCGCCATCGTGGACCACAGCGCGGCTCCCGGTCGTGGCAGCAAGGACGTCAAGACGCTCCACCGCGTCGAGGAGGACCTGGTCAAGCAGGAGATCGAGGCCGCAGGCTTCGAGCTCGAGTCGGAAGGGCAGTTCCTGCGCAACCCCAAGGATACGCTCGACTGGAACGACGCGCCCTCCGCTTCAGCCGACAAGCGCGGAACCAGCGATCGCTTCGTGTTCAAGTTCACGAAGCCCGCAGGCTGATTCGGTTGGCGGCACTCGATCTGATCCCTTTCGCGGACGTGATTCACCCGCGGCTCTTGCCGCTGGTGACATTTGGGATCTGGTCCAACCTTTACATCGTCGGTTTGTCGGCGATCGGCGCGCGCTGGTTTCAGGAGGAGATACTGAGCCAGCGCTTTTCCGTGCGTAAATTTTATTTGCTCATGGGCTGGGTCCCGGCGGGCTTCCTCGGCCTGATCGCCGTCTACGATCGACGCTACCTCTGGTTGTTCCTGTGGACGGGGATGTTGGGTGTCGTTGGGGAGCTGATCGTGTCGGTCGCTTGGCGGCTGTTCTTTCAGGTTCCGATCTGGACCTACAGCTATCGCTCCTTGCTCCGCGGCTACACCAGCGAGCTCAACTTCTTTCCGTGGGCCGTCGGTGCGTTCTTGTTTCACGCCACCGCGACGATGTTCGGGGCTGAAGCACCCAGGGGCGCCCCGCTGCTCGAGGCGACGGCGCCGCTCACGTTGAGCCTGATCGGCGGGGCGCTTGGGCTCTTGCTCTGGCCCTTCGCGTTCCTGCGCAAGGCGGACCGGGGGCGCTTCGCAGTCTGGCGCTTCTCGCTGTTTTGCGGACCGATACTCGGCGTGCTGATCGTCTTGGGTACTGAGCACCCAAGCTACATCAAGCTGATGCTGCTGTTCTCCGTCGTCGGCTTCGCCACGGAGTACCTCTATGGCCGCATCATGAGCCTGTTCTTCGAGCGTGGCCTGTGGGAGTACAACCACCTGAAGATCGACGGCGGCCACTCGAGCTTCGTCACCTTCCCGCTGTGGGCACTCGGAGGGCTCTACTTCTTCTACATCTCCGGCTGGGTCGGCCTCTAGCACGCAGGATGCTGAAGCATCCTGCTAGAGGTCCCAGGCGGGCACGAAGAACGAGTGGGTGCCGCTGCTGATCCGCTCGGGTAGACGCAGACGCGCGATTGGGCCGTTGGCTATCCGCTTGGCGTCGAAGACTTGGCATTCACTGCGATCGTGCGTGGTGTCGGTGACCAGCGTCACGATGTAGCCCGCGTCTTCGTCCGCCCCGTGGGCGCTTTTCGGCGCGAACGGTGACTCACTAGCGTAGGTTCCCTCAGGAAACGAGTAGGACTGACTCTCACCGGTTTCGAGATCGTGCTTGAGCAGTCCATTGAACAAGAACCAACCGGGCTTGCTCGTCATCGCATACACGAAGCGATACGGGCGACCGCCGTAGCGCCCGTTGATCATGGGAAACTCGGCGATTCGCTGGTCCAGGCGCTGCGTCGTGGTCTCCCCTGTGCGCAGGTTGAAGCGCCAGCGCGTGAGGTGAGTGCGCAGCGTGTGCAAATCGATGTAGCGCATCAGCATCGAGTACGGACCGTCGTCCGCCTGGCGACGGGGCGCCGGGTCCTCCTGCGGGTAACCGTCCAACACTATCTCATCGCCATCCTCGTAGGCGTTTGCGAAGTGGAGTGCGTAGGTGGGTGGGGCTTCGAACCAGCGCACCTCGGTGCCTGCCGCTCTGCGGGGAAGTACGCCAAACCGCGTGGGTAGCTCGCTGAACAGCCGGGGATGATGGATGCCTTGAGCAAGCAGCTTCGGATCCCAAAAAAGCGGAAAGTCATTCACGATCACGTAGTTCTCCGTGAACGCCAAATCGTGAGGGAGCCGAGGCCCAGGTAGCGGGATATCCGTGTGGTGGACGACCTCATTCGACGCATCGACCACCCCGTAGCGGAGATATGGCGCGTGCTTCGAGTAGCTGAAGAACAACAGCTCTCGTGCGACCTCATCCACCTTGGTGTGAGCTGACACACCCCATTCCGCGGGGAAATTTCCCTTCCAGGTCTCCGCGCCCAGTGGCTCGAGGGTCACCGGATCGCAAGCGTAGGCATCACCACATTGATAGAAGGTGCTCAGCGCACGCCCCGCGTGGACGACGACGTCCGTGCTGCTCGCGTCCTTCATGCCCTGGCGCGCTCCCCAACCCGGGCGCTTGCTCATGCCTGGGTGCTCGAGAATGCCTGCGAACAGCGTCTCCCCGGCGGCTTGCTCCTCGGCCAGGCCACGGGTCGGGATCAGGCGGTTCCTGTAGTCAGCTTTCCCATCGTGGAAATGCACCGCGTGCAGCATCCCGTCGCCGTCGAATGGATGGTAGCGCTCCAACGCGGGAAACAACGGGTTCTCGGTGTTGCGCAGGTAGACACCGTTCAAGTCTTTCGGCAGCTCGCCCTCCAGCACCTCGAGGTCGAGCGCGTCGTACTCCACCAGGTTCGGGGTCCACGCCCCCTGACGATACGGGTGGTCGTCATCCTGAGGCAGGTGACTCGTGTGGCGTTTGATGACTTGGATATCCACTTGCTGTTCCTCAAATTCCAACGACGAAGCTCGCGACGGTAGTGCAGCTTCCTCCGATGTTGAAGGTCGCGAAACGGGTCGCGCCTTCCACCTGATTGTCGCCCGCTCGACCGACGACTTGCCGCGCCGCGTCCCAGAGCATGCGCACGCCGGTTGCACCCACCGGGTGACCCAAGCCCATCAACCCACCGCTCGGGTTCATCGGGAGGGCGCCAGACAACAAGAGCTCGCCGGACTCGATCGCGCGGTAGCTCTGGCCGGGTTCGGTGATGCCAAAGTGATCGATAGCGACGTATTCCGTGATGCTGAAGCAATCGTGGGTCTCGATTCCGTCGAGTTCCCGCACGGAACCAAGTCCCGCGCGCTGGAGTGCATCGAGAGCGGCCTGACGCGCATGGGGAAAGACATGGGACGACTCACGACTACGCTCGAGCTTTTGCTCCAGCGAGAGCCCCGCCGTGCGGTGTCCCCAGCCAAGGATCTGCGGCTGCTGAGCGTTGGCCCGCCGCGACCGCGCGAACGCCTCGGAGGCTAGCACCACACACGCAGCCCCGTCCGTGAGCTGGCTACAGTCATGGCGTCGGAGCCGCCCTTCGACGACCGGGTTCACTTCGTCATCGTCGGAGAAGTGGCGCTCGTCGAGTTGCCAGCGCCGAGTCTGCGCGAGCGGGTTCTTGCGCGCGTTCTCGAAGTTCTTGCGGGCGATTTGGGCTAGGTGAGTGTGGTCGAGGCCGTGACGCCGTTCGTACTCCTCCGCGACTCGATCGAAGAGGTGCGGCCAGATGTAGCGACACTCAGTCGCCTCGTGGCCGACGTAGGCTGCCGCACCGAGGTGTTGGGTCGCAAGGTCTCCCGGGACATTGCGCTCCTGCTCGATGCCTAGTACCAGCGCGACCTCATACCGGCCTGCCTCGATGTCCGCCATGGCGCCCAACACCGCCATGCTTCCCGAAGCGCACGCGGCCTCGTGGCGCATCGCGGGGACTCCCCAGAGGCCGGGAAGCACCGTCGCCGGTAGGCCGCCGAGCTGTGCTTGTCCGAGGAACAGCTCACCGAAGGCATTTCCCACATGGATACATTGCACATCGGCGGGTTCGAGTCCGGCGTCACCCAACGCGCCTTCCACACACTCACGGGCCAGCACGTCGATGCCCTGCTCCGAACGGGCAAGGTTCCTCGCGAAGTCACTCTGGTACCCACCGAGGATGTGTACGCTCATGGCCTAACGCTGCGCCGAAGCCTCCGGTGAGTCAACGCTCGTCGGTGGTCGCGACGCCTCGACTACAGTCGAGCACTCGTCGCCTGAGCGCCTCTTGACGCCCCGGCCCCGCGGAGCATCTGCTGCGGAGTGCGCTTTCGATTCGACGCTTATGGGCTCTATCATCTCGTCGTCGAGCGCCACGGCGACACCTGGCGGGTGTTGCAGATAGGCGCCGACGGCAAACGCATGGAGCGACAGGATCTGGCGATTCCGCCCGACTACGCCTCCGCGCGCGAGATCGGGGAGTTCCTCGACGTGCTGCTGCATGAGTCAAGTCGCCCTGGACGCTCTCTTCGCCTCTTGAATGAGGGCGACTGACCGTTGCGTTCAAGGTGTGAGGCTCTGCTGACTCGCTGACTCGCGCTGGCCGAGCACGCCGCGGGCGAGCTCACCGAAGTTACCTCGAGCACCCAGGCGGGTAAGCACTGAGTGGAGTCCCCAGACCAGGCGCTGGACCCAAATCCACTGAGGAGGGAACGCGAGCAGCCGCAAGTTCGGGTTGCTAGGCCCCGTATATTGCGCACCTGCACGGATATACTCGGAAGTGAACTCGAAGTGGTCGCCGCAATAGGGTGCCCATTGATGACACATCAGCTGCCAATGAAAATCGAAGTCGAAGCGCTTCGGCTTGGCGATCATTCCAGTCGCCAGCATTGCGTCCTCGAAGTCGCTGCGCCGGTTCTCCAACACCAACTCGAAGAGCCGTCGCTCGTGACGGACGAAGTCTGGGTCGAGACGCCGCACGCAACCGTAGTCGAGAAACACCACCGCCTGATCAGCCCGGTCGGTCTTCGGGAAGAGGTAATTTCCGGGGTGAGGATCGGCGTTCAGACAACCGAGCTCAAACAGTGACCGCAAAGCAAAGATCAGCAATGTGCGAGCCGCCAACTGTTTCCTCGCGGCATCTGCTTCGGCTGCGAACTGGTAGAAGTCGCTGCCTGGAGCCCACTCACTGGTGAGCACCGTCTCCGAGCTGCGCTCGCCAATCGCTTCAGGCACGTAGACCCCAGCCTGCGCGGCGAAGCGCTGCCTGAACCAGTTTTGCCACTCGGCCTCCCGCCGGTAGTCGCACTCTTCTTCGAAGCGCTCGCGCAGCTCGCTGACAATCGCGGGACCGTCCACAGCCGAAGCCAAACTCGCGATGCGACTGAAGCCCTCGAAGCGTGAAAAGTCCGCGTGGATGGTGTCACGGATCCCCGGGTACTGAACCTTCACGGCCACGTCTCGGCCAGCGAAGCGCGCACGGTACACCTGGCCCACCGAAGCCGAAGCAATCGGCTCCGGTTCGAAACTGTCGAATAGCTCTTCCAGGGTTCCCCCCAAGGATCCCTCGATCGCTGCCTGCATCACCTCGAAGCGCACCGATCGCGTGCCAGCCTGGAGCTTGCGCAACGCGCCTTGCGCCTCTTCCGGGAGGGCGCCGTCCATATACGAGAGGATTTGGCCGACCTTCATCGCCATCCCCTTCATCTGGTCGAGCTCCGCTGCCAACAGCTCACCGAGCTGCTCATGTTTCCCTGGGGCAGCATTCAGGATTTGAGCACCCGCCAGGCGCACCGCGGAGGAGGCGGCTTTCCCGGTAGAGAGCAACCGCCCCCAACCCTTCCCGATCCCGTCTAGCTCTCGCTTCCCCATGGCGCATCCAAGCATGTCCCAAACGGCGCGGGCGGGGTGCGCAAAACACACCCCGCCCGGAGAACGCGCGTAGAAGCTGCAACAAACGCTACAGGTTCGCCGCCGCCGTGCCGTCGTTCGCCGCGGCTTCGTCGTACTTACACTCGGCGCTGCTCGGGCATTCCCGGCCACAGACGTAGATCGTGCTGCCGTCGTCACCTTCGCACGCCGTGACCTCGGCGTCGGTGCAGTTCAACTGACAATCGGTGCTGCCCTTACAACACACGAAACAGTTCGTCTTGCAGGTGAGGTCGCAACGGGCATTCCCGTTGCAGCCGACGTTGCAGCCTTGCTCGCAGCTGAGGTGGCAGTCTGAGTTGCCTGTGCAGCCGCCGCCGCAGTTCTCCTTGCAGGCAATCTCGCAATCGCTGCCCCCTGCACACCCGAGGTCGCAGCCGCCCGTGCCTGTGCAGTCGATGGCACAGCTGGACTGACCTTCACAGCTCGCGTCGCAACCGCCCACCTGGGTGCAGTCGGCCGTGCAGTCGCTCTTGGATCCACAGTCGAGGTTGCAGGTGGCGTCGTTGCAAGCCAGGTCGCAGTCTGCGCCCTTGGTACATTCCGCCTGGCAATCTGGTGTGCCCGCCGGGCACTCGAGGTTGCATTGTTCACCGGTGCACTCGAGCGACGCTGGAGGAGGCGGGTCGTCACTGCCGCACGCAACGAACAGCGCTACCAACGGAGAGAGAACGATAACCTGTGCGATTCGCTTCCACATACCCCACAGCGTAGAGGGTCGAAGCGTCTCCCACAATCTCCTGAAGGCGGAACCTGTGTCTGGGTTTTCCGCACACGCTGCATTGTATTTTCCTTAGGGATTTGCCCTGGGAGAGCCGCTCAGTATGCGGCATCGCGCGACACAGGTCGCAAGGTACTCAGGGGCATTCCGCCACCGCGTCCCATCTCGCCACGCTTTGCCCTTGGCGGTCCCCGACTCACCCTCCCCCCCAAAAACCCTAGCGGGCGGTTGGCGGAACGGGCGATGTCAGGCACCCGCACTCCCTACGGGTGGCCACCGTTGCGAGTTTATTTCCTTCCGGAAATTCTATCGGAACCTCGACCGCTCACGTGTCAACACGGGAAGCGGGCGTCACACAGGCGTAGGCGCGTGCCCACAGCGCTGGGGTGGAGCCCCCAATCACGAAAAATCAAGCAGCTTTCCTGCGGGAATCAGCGCAAAGCGGCGCCCACGCACGGTCAATCCAAAGCACGCTATGCTTGAGCCATGCGAACTTGGGCTTGGTTGGCGTTGGGGTCTTGTTGTGCGTGGGGCTTGGCCGCTTGCGGAGACGGTGGTGGAAGCGGAGGCGGCGGCTCGGGAGCCAATGGCGGCTCGGGAGCCAATGGCGGCTCGGGAGCCAATGGCGGCTCGGGAGCCAATGGCGGCATCGGCGCTAGCGGGGGCTCTGGGGGTGGCATCCAACCGCCAGCACCTGCGTGCTCACCCGGCGCGGCGGGTTCGACGACGGTTGCAGCGCCCGAGCTGCTCGCAGAGCTCGGAGACCGCTGGCACGAGTCGTGGCTCGCCTCGCCCGCAGTCGCAGATCTCGACGGCGATGGCACCACGGAGATCATCGCTGCGCGAC includes:
- a CDS encoding thiolase domain-containing protein (Catalyzes the synthesis of acetoacetyl coenzyme A from two molecules of acetyl coenzyme A. It can also act as a thiolase, catalyzing the reverse reaction and generating two-carbon units from the four-carbon product of fatty acid oxidation) translates to MSVHILGGYQSDFARNLARSEQGIDVLARECVEGALGDAGLEPADVQCIHVGNAFGELFLGQAQLGGLPATVLPGLWGVPAMRHEAACASGSMAVLGAMADIEAGRYEVALVLGIEQERNVPGDLATQHLGAAAYVGHEATECRYIWPHLFDRVAEEYERRHGLDHTHLAQIARKNFENARKNPLAQTRRWQLDERHFSDDDEVNPVVEGRLRRHDCSQLTDGAACVVLASEAFARSRRANAQQPQILGWGHRTAGLSLEQKLERSRESSHVFPHARQAALDALQRAGLGSVRELDGIETHDCFSITEYVAIDHFGITEPGQSYRAIESGELLLSGALPMNPSGGLMGLGHPVGATGVRMLWDAARQVVGRAGDNQVEGATRFATFNIGGSCTTVASFVVGI
- a CDS encoding carotenoid oxygenase family protein, with the protein product MDIQVIKRHTSHLPQDDDHPYRQGAWTPNLVEYDALDLEVLEGELPKDLNGVYLRNTENPLFPALERYHPFDGDGMLHAVHFHDGKADYRNRLIPTRGLAEEQAAGETLFAGILEHPGMSKRPGWGARQGMKDASSTDVVVHAGRALSTFYQCGDAYACDPVTLEPLGAETWKGNFPAEWGVSAHTKVDEVARELLFFSYSKHAPYLRYGVVDASNEVVHHTDIPLPGPRLPHDLAFTENYVIVNDFPLFWDPKLLAQGIHHPRLFSELPTRFGVLPRRAAGTEVRWFEAPPTYALHFANAYEDGDEIVLDGYPQEDPAPRRQADDGPYSMLMRYIDLHTLRTHLTRWRFNLRTGETTTQRLDQRIAEFPMINGRYGGRPYRFVYAMTSKPGWFLFNGLLKHDLETGESQSYSFPEGTYASESPFAPKSAHGADEDAGYIVTLVTDTTHDRSECQVFDAKRIANGPIARLRLPERISSGTHSFFVPAWDL
- a CDS encoding AarF/ABC1/UbiB kinase family protein, producing the protein MGKRELDGIGKGWGRLLSTGKAASSAVRLAGAQILNAAPGKHEQLGELLAAELDQMKGMAMKVGQILSYMDGALPEEAQGALRKLQAGTRSVRFEVMQAAIEGSLGGTLEELFDSFEPEPIASASVGQVYRARFAGRDVAVKVQYPGIRDTIHADFSRFEGFSRIASLASAVDGPAIVSELRERFEEECDYRREAEWQNWFRQRFAAQAGVYVPEAIGERSSETVLTSEWAPGSDFYQFAAEADAARKQLAARTLLIFALRSLFELGCLNADPHPGNYLFPKTDRADQAVVFLDYGCVRRLDPDFVRHERRLFELVLENRRSDFEDAMLATGMIAKPKRFDFDFHWQLMCHQWAPYCGDHFEFTSEYIRAGAQYTGPSNPNLRLLAFPPQWIWVQRLVWGLHSVLTRLGARGNFGELARGVLGQRESASQQSLTP